One window of the Crassaminicella thermophila genome contains the following:
- a CDS encoding SH3 domain-containing protein codes for MKKVFKYFLLTIVILFCFSMFSVNYAQEVVKGIVIDKNAVLCEEPKNSAKVLAQLQLGEAVFIEENHGSWYKVWTNDAMFGWVHSESVLIRDNENALIEKGIVDGEYVNIYKNPDQESDILGKLGFLTEVTVVKKDSDWYQLAMGNEIIGWTPSKSIITTPFSPKAKVIVENGKIYEKAFAKGKFLKNLGKNNIVTIDDFKNGWFHVSWSESEEGWIAAKEVKVTHKDFIMTERKENPSNDYENKAKVFEDIIETATYLGEGYSATAYDLSIASCGKPVGAKYRGYTRTGLNLNGKSWEEAMVVAVDPRVIPLGSKILVLFNESDWRSKYNGVYLAADTGGGVKGKTIDLYLGDIGNAEMPEVRRFGRTYNVKVYLLN; via the coding sequence TTGAAGAAAGTTTTTAAGTATTTTTTATTGACAATCGTAATTTTGTTTTGTTTTTCTATGTTTTCAGTAAATTATGCCCAAGAGGTTGTAAAAGGAATCGTTATTGATAAAAATGCAGTTTTGTGTGAAGAACCAAAAAATTCAGCAAAGGTCTTAGCACAACTGCAATTAGGAGAAGCAGTATTCATAGAAGAAAATCATGGAAGTTGGTATAAAGTATGGACGAATGATGCTATGTTTGGGTGGGTACATAGTGAAAGTGTTTTAATTAGGGATAATGAAAACGCTTTGATAGAAAAAGGCATTGTAGATGGAGAATATGTAAATATATATAAAAATCCAGATCAAGAATCGGATATATTAGGGAAATTAGGATTTTTAACTGAGGTTACAGTCGTTAAAAAAGATTCAGATTGGTATCAATTGGCCATGGGAAATGAGATAATAGGTTGGACTCCCTCTAAATCTATTATAACGACACCGTTTTCGCCAAAGGCAAAAGTTATTGTTGAAAATGGAAAAATCTATGAAAAAGCTTTTGCAAAAGGAAAATTTCTAAAAAACTTAGGAAAGAATAATATAGTAACAATAGATGATTTTAAGAATGGATGGTTTCATGTTTCTTGGAGTGAAAGTGAAGAAGGCTGGATTGCTGCTAAGGAGGTTAAGGTTACACATAAGGACTTTATAATGACAGAAAGAAAAGAAAATCCTAGCAATGATTATGAAAATAAGGCTAAAGTTTTTGAGGATATTATAGAAACAGCTACATATCTTGGAGAAGGATATAGTGCTACAGCCTATGATTTATCCATTGCCTCATGTGGAAAGCCAGTAGGAGCTAAGTATAGAGGGTATACAAGGACAGGATTAAATCTAAACGGAAAAAGCTGGGAAGAAGCAATGGTAGTAGCAGTAGATCCTAGAGTTATTCCTTTGGGTAGTAAAATCCTTGTACTATTTAATGAATCTGATTGGCGCTCTAAATATAATGGTGTATATTTAGCAGCAGATACAGGAGGAGGAGTAAAAGGAAAAACAATTGATCTTTATTTAGGAGATATAGGGAATGCAGAAATGCCAGAAGTAAGAAGATTTGGAAGAACATACAATGTAAAGGTTTATCTATTGAATTGA
- a CDS encoding GerAB/ArcD/ProY family transporter, giving the protein MNESLTNRQIAFIIFGVLVGYGVMGLPKNVAENTGTGGWFTLLIATIITMVITYMLTYLSYVHKNKTIYEYSQLLTGKVVTYIFMILYIFYYFLVFSMLGRISCETIKLSILLKTPVWALSFVFFSISYYALTKRLRVIARLCEIYGVIIIFASVMMYLAIFTQGKLVNIKPFFILEDLPVYMKASVKLIFPFLGIEILTIIPFDKKNGKNVFKYTIFMVAFIGLFYILVAESCISVMGVDGIIHYNDALLATIRRTDIKSLQFVRRLDGIFLVIWTMAIFCTMIIWAYGGVLLLSKWFKKIPFNLLSFTVVFLAYIVSLIPSTFDQVQKILDYMGYYGFVCIIVIPSILFFITKVKKYDKKM; this is encoded by the coding sequence TTGAATGAATCTCTTACTAATAGACAGATTGCCTTTATTATTTTTGGTGTCCTTGTAGGCTATGGTGTGATGGGGCTTCCAAAAAATGTTGCAGAAAATACAGGAACAGGGGGATGGTTTACACTCCTTATAGCAACAATTATAACAATGGTTATAACCTATATGCTTACATACCTTTCATATGTTCATAAAAATAAAACCATCTATGAGTATAGTCAACTATTAACAGGTAAGGTTGTTACCTATATATTTATGATTTTATATATTTTTTATTATTTTTTAGTTTTTAGTATGTTGGGAAGAATTTCTTGTGAGACTATTAAACTTAGTATATTGTTAAAAACTCCTGTATGGGCATTAAGTTTTGTTTTTTTTTCTATTTCTTATTATGCATTAACAAAGAGATTGCGTGTCATTGCAAGGCTTTGTGAGATCTATGGGGTTATTATTATTTTTGCTTCAGTTATGATGTATTTAGCTATATTTACCCAAGGAAAATTAGTTAATATAAAGCCTTTTTTTATTTTAGAAGATTTGCCGGTATATATGAAAGCATCTGTAAAACTGATATTTCCTTTTTTAGGGATAGAAATACTAACCATTATTCCTTTTGATAAAAAGAATGGTAAAAATGTATTTAAATATACAATTTTTATGGTAGCTTTTATAGGACTTTTTTATATATTAGTAGCAGAGTCCTGCATTTCTGTAATGGGGGTGGATGGTATAATCCACTACAATGATGCATTATTAGCTACAATAAGAAGAACAGATATTAAAAGCCTACAATTTGTAAGAAGGTTAGATGGTATTTTTTTAGTTATATGGACTATGGCTATATTTTGTACTATGATTATATGGGCTTATGGAGGAGTTTTGCTTTTGAGCAAATGGTTTAAAAAGATTCCTTTTAATTTACTTTCATTTACTGTTGTTTTTTTAGCCTATATTGTTTCTTTGATTCCATCTACCTTTGATCAAGTACAAAAAATACTCGATTATATGGGTTATTACGGATTTGTGTGTATTATTGTTATACCAAGTATATTATTTTTTATTACGAAGGTGAAAAAATATGATAAGAAAATGTAG
- a CDS encoding Ger(x)C family spore germination protein yields the protein MIRKCSKLLILCIFLLILTSCWDYEDIDKKCINVSVGVDVVDDKIEFSGEIAQLTPSAESQEKSQVAGVYTVLAYGKTFEEARTNYDSLNPFSTFLGATRVVVFGQNYAKQGIKPYLYRINYIYDYRKTILPVVCREGPKELFKVKIERDIAVGFLIEDILNHLASSGRAIYPTVGELISYVEAGSGCYVIPYIGIEKNEIKYLGLAVMKESKLIGVINLKETYGILYILAEKPRIIEVIDYNKNKISFRTVVKKRKIQTNYKNEKVSIKIDIDLKAEMRYQYVQKPVTDKDIKELEKILSEKVKNDVMKAIQKAQNEFECDYFQFEKYFKAKYPKIYKKMKWEEIFPKADIAVMVKTKIVNKSLADPNAKKKY from the coding sequence ATGATAAGAAAATGTAGTAAGTTATTGATCCTATGCATATTTTTATTGATTTTAACAAGTTGTTGGGATTATGAAGATATAGACAAAAAATGTATTAATGTTTCTGTTGGAGTAGATGTTGTTGATGATAAAATTGAATTTTCTGGTGAAATTGCACAGCTCACTCCTTCTGCTGAAAGTCAAGAAAAATCTCAAGTAGCAGGTGTATACACTGTATTAGCTTATGGAAAAACCTTTGAGGAAGCAAGAACAAATTATGATTCACTAAATCCTTTTTCTACATTTTTAGGAGCAACAAGAGTTGTTGTGTTTGGACAAAATTATGCAAAACAGGGAATAAAGCCTTATTTATATAGAATTAATTATATTTATGACTATAGAAAAACAATTTTGCCAGTAGTTTGCCGTGAAGGCCCTAAAGAATTATTTAAAGTAAAAATAGAAAGAGATATTGCAGTAGGATTTTTGATAGAAGATATTTTAAATCATTTAGCAAGTAGTGGAAGAGCTATATATCCAACAGTTGGAGAATTGATTTCGTATGTAGAAGCAGGAAGTGGATGTTATGTGATTCCCTATATAGGAATAGAAAAAAATGAGATAAAATATTTAGGTCTTGCAGTAATGAAAGAGTCAAAATTAATAGGGGTTATTAATCTTAAAGAAACATATGGGATATTATACATATTGGCAGAAAAACCTAGAATTATTGAAGTGATTGATTACAATAAAAATAAGATATCTTTTCGAACAGTAGTAAAAAAAAGAAAGATACAAACAAATTATAAAAATGAAAAAGTTTCTATCAAGATAGATATAGATTTAAAGGCAGAGATGCGGTATCAATATGTTCAAAAGCCAGTTACAGATAAAGATATAAAAGAATTAGAAAAGATACTATCAGAAAAGGTAAAAAATGATGTTATGAAGGCTATTCAAAAAGCCCAAAATGAATTTGAATGTGATTATTTTCAATTTGAAAAATATTTCAAAGCAAAATACCCTAAAATTTATAAAAAAATGAAATGGGAAGAGATATTTCCTAAAGCAGATATAGCTGTAATGGTTAAAACAAAAATTGTAAATAAGAGTTTAGCAGATCCAAATGCAAAAAAGAAATATTAA
- a CDS encoding spore germination protein: MKKRNDLMNKIKELSDENFGVFVRKLSIKNTEVFILYIPELTDRGLLSDHIIKPILQYGKEQTLTIDKILDSVIYVDDISSDDDENKMIDYLLEGKSIVILSKENKYIVANTTKVEQRKVQSPEVETTLRGPKDAFTENLDTNLSLIRYRIKDPSLRIDKIVVGKRTKTNTAVVYIKDIANPKYVEEVKKRIQNISVDGILESGYIQKFILNNSFDFFPQTGIIERSDTACANLLEGKICIVVEGSNLGLVVPKTFIEFLDVAENHYDNLYLSMFAKILTVLALSISLVVSSLYIAVVGFHTDILPPQYILSLAIARRTVPFNAIIEALVMEFISEILREASIRLPKQVGPAIGIVGAIVIGQAAVAAGLVSPLLVIIVSLSMMCSFIAADYTIISPIRILKFLLIFITGIFGLFGFVMGITVIVINLCAQTSFGIPYFAPVAPFHLKDIINYILSDITLEKMRPKFLHTKDKTRQ, translated from the coding sequence ATGAAAAAGAGAAATGACTTGATGAATAAAATAAAAGAATTAAGCGATGAAAATTTTGGTGTGTTCGTAAGAAAGCTATCTATTAAGAACACAGAAGTATTTATTTTATATATCCCTGAACTTACAGATCGCGGGTTATTATCGGATCATATTATAAAACCTATCTTGCAGTATGGAAAAGAGCAAACTCTTACAATAGATAAAATACTAGATTCTGTTATTTATGTAGATGATATTTCTAGTGATGATGATGAAAACAAGATGATTGATTATCTTTTAGAAGGAAAATCTATCGTTATTCTTTCTAAGGAGAATAAATATATTGTTGCAAATACTACAAAGGTTGAGCAGAGAAAGGTTCAGTCACCAGAAGTAGAGACTACCCTAAGAGGACCTAAGGATGCTTTTACTGAAAATTTAGACACTAACTTGTCTCTTATCCGTTATAGAATCAAAGATCCTTCTCTTAGAATTGATAAAATAGTAGTTGGAAAAAGGACGAAAACAAATACAGCAGTTGTTTATATAAAAGATATAGCAAATCCAAAGTATGTAGAAGAAGTAAAAAAAAGAATCCAAAATATCAGTGTGGATGGAATCCTTGAGTCTGGATACATTCAAAAATTTATCTTAAATAATTCTTTCGATTTCTTTCCACAAACAGGGATTATAGAGCGGTCTGATACTGCATGTGCAAACCTATTAGAAGGGAAGATATGCATTGTTGTAGAAGGAAGCAATTTAGGTTTAGTAGTGCCAAAGACTTTTATTGAATTTTTAGATGTAGCAGAAAATCATTATGATAATTTATATTTATCAATGTTTGCTAAAATACTGACTGTACTAGCCTTGAGCATATCTTTGGTAGTATCTTCCTTGTATATTGCTGTTGTAGGCTTTCATACAGATATTTTGCCACCCCAATATATTTTAAGCTTGGCCATTGCCAGAAGAACAGTTCCTTTTAATGCAATAATAGAAGCTCTTGTTATGGAGTTTATTTCAGAAATATTAAGGGAAGCAAGTATAAGGCTTCCCAAACAAGTAGGACCGGCTATTGGAATAGTTGGAGCCATTGTAATTGGACAAGCTGCAGTTGCTGCAGGACTTGTTAGTCCACTTTTGGTAATCATTGTATCCTTGTCTATGATGTGTTCTTTTATAGCGGCAGACTATACTATTATTAGTCCGATTCGTATTTTAAAATTTTTATTGATTTTCATAACAGGTATATTTGGATTATTTGGATTCGTTATGGGAATTACTGTGATTGTTATTAACTTATGTGCCCAAACAAGTTTTGGTATACCTTACTTTGCTCCTGTTGCACCCTTTCATTTAAAAGATATAATCAACTATATTTTAAGTGATATTACATTAGAAAAAATGAGACCAAAATTTTTACATACAAAAGATAAAACAAGGCAATAA
- a CDS encoding sensor histidine kinase, with translation MIELLKHLINNLGYVIVIAFFISRLNTFRQMVQKDKIRKIELFILAFIFGGIGIIGTYVGINVRGAIANTRNIGVMVGGILCGPFVGIIGGLLAGVHRILIDIGGITAFPCALATVMGGYLSGIIYKKSNIKNRWFYGLLGGILVENLSMLFILLFSRPFDLALSIVKDIYVPMVLINGIGIAIVIMITENIFEAEEEIAAKQAKHALEIANKTLPYFRDVNKNSLKRVCQIIKDSVKADAVSITDRKYILAHVGSGEDHHTAGKSILTKATERVMRQGSIEILNTSEEIDCIDENCPLKSGIIVPLKENDQVIGTLKIYYNDENSITFRDISLAEGLSQLISTQLEISKLEKLREMANKSEIKALQAQINPHFLFNALNTIVSFMRLDIDKARELIIDLSTYLRYNIEKGDELVSLNKELEQVRAYIKIEQARYGDKLNIIYDIKDMIDIKIPSLTIQPLVENAIKHGILKNNNNGSIRITVKEKKGKEKVKIIIEDNGVGIDEEVIEGIERGKTKEGSIGLLNVHNRLKLIYGKGLKIERLKNGTRISFEIYHK, from the coding sequence TTGATAGAATTGTTAAAACATTTGATTAATAATCTAGGGTATGTCATTGTTATTGCCTTTTTTATTTCAAGATTAAATACTTTTCGGCAGATGGTGCAAAAGGATAAGATAAGAAAGATAGAACTTTTTATACTTGCCTTTATATTTGGAGGAATTGGAATCATCGGAACCTATGTAGGGATTAATGTACGTGGAGCCATTGCTAATACAAGAAATATAGGGGTGATGGTAGGAGGTATACTTTGCGGCCCTTTTGTAGGAATTATTGGAGGCTTACTTGCAGGCGTACATAGAATCCTTATTGATATAGGTGGGATTACTGCTTTCCCTTGTGCTTTAGCAACAGTAATGGGTGGGTATTTATCAGGTATTATCTATAAAAAATCAAATATTAAAAATCGTTGGTTTTATGGACTCCTTGGTGGAATTCTTGTAGAAAATTTGAGCATGCTTTTTATTTTATTATTTTCAAGGCCTTTTGACTTAGCACTAAGCATTGTAAAAGATATTTATGTTCCTATGGTTTTAATCAATGGTATAGGAATTGCTATTGTTATTATGATTACAGAAAATATTTTTGAAGCAGAAGAAGAAATTGCTGCAAAGCAAGCAAAACATGCCCTGGAAATTGCAAATAAAACATTACCTTATTTTAGAGATGTGAACAAGAATTCATTAAAAAGAGTCTGTCAGATTATTAAGGATTCTGTGAAGGCAGATGCAGTTTCTATTACAGATAGAAAATATATTCTTGCCCATGTTGGGAGTGGAGAAGATCATCATACTGCTGGCAAGTCCATTTTAACAAAAGCAACTGAGAGGGTAATGAGGCAAGGATCCATTGAAATATTGAATACATCTGAAGAAATTGATTGTATAGATGAAAATTGTCCGTTAAAATCAGGAATTATTGTTCCTCTTAAGGAAAATGATCAAGTAATTGGAACACTAAAAATTTATTATAATGATGAAAACTCTATTACATTCCGAGATATAAGCTTAGCAGAAGGTTTATCCCAACTTATTTCTACTCAGCTTGAGATAAGTAAGCTTGAAAAGTTAAGAGAGATGGCAAACAAATCTGAGATTAAAGCTTTGCAAGCACAAATTAATCCACATTTTTTATTTAATGCATTAAATACAATTGTGTCTTTTATGCGGTTGGATATAGACAAAGCTAGAGAGTTGATTATAGATTTATCAACCTATTTAAGGTACAATATTGAAAAAGGAGATGAGCTTGTAAGTCTAAATAAAGAATTAGAACAGGTAAGAGCATATATAAAGATAGAACAGGCAAGATATGGAGATAAACTAAATATTATTTATGACATAAAAGATATGATAGACATAAAAATTCCAAGTCTCACTATACAACCTCTTGTTGAAAATGCAATAAAACATGGAATCTTAAAAAATAACAATAATGGGTCTATAAGAATTACGGTAAAAGAAAAAAAAGGCAAGGAAAAGGTAAAAATAATTATAGAAGATAATGGTGTGGGTATAGATGAAGAAGTAATTGAAGGAATCGAGAGAGGAAAAACAAAGGAAGGAAGTATTGGACTTTTAAATGTACATAATAGATTGAAACTGATTTATGGAAAAGGCCTTAAAATTGAGCGATTAAAAAATGGAACGAGAATTTCTTTTGAAATTTATCATAAATAG
- a CDS encoding LytR/AlgR family response regulator transcription factor, which yields MKCIIVEDEYPSREELKYFIKEYSSIEIIEEFEEALSALKFLEKNNVDVIFLDINMPQLDGMTFSKVISKFKQKPKIVFITAYKEYAVEAFEVHAFDYILKPYSKERMIHALKKLEDSEEKFDKTYKYDKIILCKNEKMIVIDWVDIYYCEAHERETIVYAKDEKYVAKMNISQFFEKLPKDKFFRSHRSYILNLDKIQEIIPWFNNTYNVKLVDIDAQIPVSRKNIKEFRRIMGI from the coding sequence TTGAAATGTATTATCGTAGAAGATGAATATCCATCTAGAGAAGAACTAAAGTATTTTATTAAAGAATATAGCAGTATTGAAATTATAGAGGAATTTGAAGAAGCTTTAAGTGCGTTAAAATTTTTAGAAAAAAATAATGTAGATGTTATATTTTTAGATATTAATATGCCCCAATTAGATGGAATGACATTTAGTAAGGTTATTAGTAAGTTTAAACAAAAGCCTAAAATTGTATTTATCACAGCTTATAAAGAGTATGCAGTAGAAGCATTTGAAGTACATGCTTTTGATTATATATTAAAGCCATATTCAAAAGAAAGAATGATTCATGCTCTAAAGAAACTAGAAGATAGTGAAGAAAAATTTGATAAAACATACAAATATGATAAGATTATTTTATGTAAGAATGAAAAAATGATTGTAATAGATTGGGTAGATATTTATTACTGTGAAGCCCATGAAAGAGAAACAATTGTTTATGCAAAGGATGAAAAATATGTTGCAAAAATGAATATTTCCCAATTCTTTGAAAAATTACCTAAAGATAAATTCTTTAGAAGTCATCGTTCATATATCTTAAATCTTGATAAGATTCAGGAGATCATTCCTTGGTTTAACAATACATATAATGTGAAACTTGTTGATATAGATGCTCAAATTCCTGTTAGTAGGAAAAATATAAAAGAATTTCGAAGAATTATGGGTATATAG